tcgacatATGAGATGTTGCGGCTCATCTGACGGATCCGCGGAGATGCTCGCACTGGGGGCCATCGAGCATCGGTTAGCCATACTAGCTACGTGAAGATCAAAACTGCTCACTAGGATGCTGACCGGCCCCGAGGTGAGGGCGTTTCTTGACTGGAGTCGACACGTTACGCGCTCTGACGTTACTCATGGTACTGATTGTCCTTGAACGAGGTGCAAACTATTGATGGACATCTTagcatcatcttctcctcactAAAAGGTCAGTCATCACTCATACCATAGGGCGACCACCTAAACCGACATCCTCCAGGAGCTTCTGATTGTTAATGATCTGGGCTTGCCTCTCACGCTCGTAGTCGGTATCAATGAAGCCGATATTTGGTTTGATATCACCGCCTCGTTCTGCTGACATGGAGGACTGACCATTGCCATAGTCATGAGCATGGAACAAGCTGCCAGGCTGAGGGTGAGGAGCGGGGTGAGGAGCGGGGTGAGGAGCGACTTCCAGCGGGTGAGTCTGACTGTCATAGGAGGGTGTGAAAGTGGTGGGATAGAAGCGGCTATTGGTTTGAGCTAGAGTGTCGGACACCTTCCTGAGCTCTTGCTCGTTAGGAGTAAGCCGGTCCTGCTGATACTCGAAGCTTGGTGTCAGCAGTCGATGGTTGTCGGAAAGAGCTTCACTCGCTCCGGAAGTCGAGCGTGACATGGATTCGCCTTGGCCATAGTtgatgagagaagggtTGATGTGCCTCGGATCATTACCCGAGATCTCGAAGTTGAAGGTAGGATTTCCCCAAGCACTAGATTGCTGGCCTGAAGCTGTAGGCGGGCGGTCCATCACCTGACCCGTCGCCGAAtgaggagacgaagagtATCGAGAGGACACAGTTCGATCTGTAGCCGAGTGCATGGGATGGGCATGACTGATCGTTCGGATCATAGGCTGAGATCTGGCCGAATCGTAGATCTGTGTTGGCCCTGTGGGATAGTAGGAGATAGGCGGTGCAGTGATTGGATACAATCCTCCACCCAGGAAGCTTGGGGGACCGGAAAGATCAATCGCTCCAGGTGTGAACGAGCGATATTGAGGTGTAGGGTAAGCAGAGACAGGGTTAGGAGACTGCCCATCACCGACATGAGCAGGATAGTTGCCAGTAGGAGCGATGTGGAGAGTCGCTTGAGAAGTGATAGGTCGTTGACTCTCAGATGATCCGCCCGGCGATGAGTAGATGCCTTGATGGGTCTGTGGTCGACCAGTGTCGAACGAAGATGGCAGCAACGAGGTCATCTTGactgacgagatcgaggcAAGCGTTGTTGAACGACAGAGACCAAGTTTGTCAAAAGTTGCAAGGAGTGCCGTCGGTGGATGAAAGGACaaaaaagagaaaagagatgGGAAAAAGTGATGGGAACAGGGTGTGAGGTATCCGTTAAAAGGAcaagagatgatcaagtGGCGTGATGGTTCGACAGCGTTTgggagtggaagacgacgTCAGCTCGACTATACTCGAAACCTCAGACAGCGCAGCCACCCCCTTCGGATTGCAAGATTACAGACTGTGGGGCGtttcaactcacctccaacaGTACACGGCTGGTGTGCGCGAAGTCTCACCGGAGGAGAGCTTTGAGAAAGCTGTGAGCGAACAAAGGAAGAGCGCGGAAAGTGGAGTGGCAGTTGACGAAAGCGGAGGTGTCAATGAGCATGCCCGCGCGAGAGTGTCGCATCATGCGTAATGTTCCCGGACCAGACGTGATGGTCGTTGCCGGTGCAAGGAGGACGTAGATAGATGAGCCCCGTAGAAAGGAGGTGATTACAGGCGCGGTTGCGCAGAAATGGTAAGAGCAGCAAGCGAAAGCGGACAGGGGAGTTTCGCGATATGTTTGAAAGGGATCCATAGAAGGACAGAATAGACAGTATCATACTGTCAGCACTGGTGATCTTGACGGAGGAAACAGATAGTGAAGCCAGGAGAGGTGAGGACCGCGATGATGGCAGGGTACGAAGTGATATCGAAGATAAGGACAAGAGACCACAGCGACCGACAATCTACCTCTGACAGCGACATGCTCGTCAAAGGGATTTCGGGGGAAGGGTCCTCTCCAGCGAATACGTCACAGGCAGGATCCGCTGGTTGCCCTCCCAACCAATGGCAATCAGAGCAAAGGAGACGAGTCAAGCGTCAACTCACCGCTTTCGAGCTACGAGGCAAAATGCAAGAGGCTCGGTAGCCAAAGGAATTCGTTCGGGATGTTTGATGATAGGTGAGTAGACAATCGCTCGGAGGACTCCACTGAGACAGCTGGAAGGTTGCGCCTATGGGCTGGAAGCGGAAAGAGAGTGGTGGAATGACTTGGAAAGGCTTGGGAATCGCTTGAGGAAATGTCGGTGGTAAATCCAAAGTGACTTTGAAGGGAAGAGGGCAATCAACGAAAGTGAGTGTTTTGACATCCCAAGATCTACCTTTAAGTACTGCACAAATTCTCACCCTCGCAAGAATGTCAACAAGTCGATGTTTGGGGAAATCATTCACGTCCGTCAGAAGATGGTGATTCATCAACGTTGCATCAATGAACCACTCGTGTGCAAGAGGACGTTTGTGGTGGTCCTCCTCCAAGGAGGGTCTTGCAGCCTTCGGACGGTATGCTGAGCGGCGGCATCGTGAGTGGGGCAGATGACGCGAGAGACACGGTGGCGGTGAGTGAACAAGGATGTGTAAGATACGAATGAAGGATGTGGTTGTGGGATGTGTATGTGTCGGTTTTGTTGTCGGGGATTTTTCGAGGGCGGTGCAAAGGGTGAAGTCGGCGTCGGCATCAGCGTTGGGGTTAACGATGACAATCAGCATACAATCTGAGTGCGTGTGGCACGTTGATCGATGGTTTCACAAGATGATCGCATCGAGCAACAGCTGGGTGTGGGAATAAGAGCAAGACTGACTCACGATGGTGGCGACCAGACCACAATGCGAAGACGTGGAATGAATGATCGGtagtggtgatgatggtgatcgAACGGACCCTCCCGCCTGGGTAATCGGCAATTACTGGCTGTCGACACGAGCGGCTGTCGTGATACTGCCAAGGGGGTTAGCGATCGAGGATCTCTTGTATGCCGATTCGAGATACTGACATAAGCTGTAATgttgagaggaagacgtgAAGAAAGTGAGCGGAATACCTTCAAAGGACCTTTGGCAGTGCAATAGAAAGGATGTGTTTCCGTTCGGTTGGGAGATGTCCTGCTACTAGAACCTATTGTGAATATTCCTCCCAGCTGTTATGGTCTCGACAGTAGTATCTGGCGAGCAGGCTAGAAATTGAACATCACCAGCTGGACGCACtggggagaagagattgatggagaggttgaACACGGTATACATACTTCTATCACCCCAGAAAAGGGGTTGGCACTTGCCGCAAGTGGTCAGTCACAATCGTACCATGTGTATATCCTCTCTTTTGTTTGACACTGATCTCCATGACGTCTAATTCCCTGTCCATGCTGAACCGGAACCATTTGTCAACTCCCCCTCTTCGACCGATATCGACCATGGTGGCCCTTGCATTGTTTGTGCCTATCGTCCCATATCTCACTCTTGGGAGGAGCTCGAGCCTCGCTGTCTGCCGTCCGGTAAGCTGCAAACGGCAGGAGAGGTCGGTCATGGTGAAAAGTCTCCGAGGGGGACGAGCTCGAGCCATCCTCGATCGCATGAACACAACGGATTGTGTTTGTATATACGTCCTTGTATGTATGCTTGCCAGGTACGGGGTCTGTCTTGTGTGATTGAGTGGTGGCGTCAAACACGGGGCAATCGCTTTTGGGCGCGAAGCTGCCCAGATCAACGAATACAACTTACAGGAAACTTGGGATATGGGTTTGTTAGCAACATTAGTGTTGTGCATTGCCAGTCGATGAAACGCAATCAATCTGCGACCTCCGAGATATCCCGCAGACGGCCTCAACAAACTGATCCGTGAAGACCTGTGAGTCAAGCAAGAGGGGTCGGCAAGCTCATCAATTAGTATCGTGCAACTGTTGACAAGATGCCAAATGCAATCAGACACGAAATCATACTGAGAAAGACAAAGTAATTTGGGATAACTTACCGTCGAATTTGCCTTCGCTAAGGGTCACCGCCACGCGAGACGATATGCGTAGGAGTATGAGGTAATCGATGCGATGGTATCATCATATCGCTGTGTTCAAGAGCATTGCCTGGTGGAACAGGACAAGCTGCAAGTCCTCCCATCAGTGACGGAAGCTGTAGATGCATGCATGTTTATGGAATATCAACAGATTGTGTACGAGATTAGATATGAACAAGGTTCAGACGACTATATGGGTAATGGGGAATGGTTGAAGTGACACCCGACACCAACAACCCTTCCAGGACGTTCAATGTGCTatggtgaagaaggcgCAAGGAAGACCAGCGGATGTCAGGGTGGATAGACAAATCGTCGCGGATTGAGGTACAAGGCGAAGAGACGGGTAGGAAGCGGACCGAGAAATGCCGAGGTGTGAATTGAGGGAGGGAAACATAGTCCGTGTGCAGGTGAGGTATTCTACAAGAGGTTGGATTGCGATTGATCGGTACGAGACGAAGTAAGGCGATGAAGTCGGGGGAGATATTGCAGTTGACGAGAAGTGTGTTGTGAGGTATAGTGTGCCCCCATGATCCCTACTAGTGTATGGTCCAGGAGGTATTTTCTACCACTTCCTTCCGCGCTGCTCCATCTGCTGGGTAGGAACTGGATGCCCATGACCCCAAGCTTTGTATATCTGCTGTACGAACTCGCTCAGATGAGGACACGGGTGTTGACCAGCTGGACTGGTACCGGTTCGAGACGAGGGACTTGTACCGCCAAAAGAGTTTGACCGGGAAGTGCCGTGGGATGAGAATGAggttgatgaggaggagtaGGAAGGACGAGACGTGGGGACGTTGATGGGACGGGCGAGGGAGGTCATTGTGAAGATACGAGAGTGTTATAGCTTATGACCAATCGTGAAGTCTAGCTTGACTTGTTGGAGTAGAAGTCCGTACGGTCGTCGGGTGTGTGATGTGCTAGTCGGTAGTGGACACTGAGATGGTTGCGGACGGGTGTGATGCAAATACGTATCGTATCGGTGTTCGAGTCGTTTGAAATTGATgcaagcagaagcagaattGTATGTAAGAATGCGTGTATCAATGCATGAGAATACCACCCGGTTTCAGACCCATCCATATATATAAGTAGTAGTGACTCACTCCAAATTATGGCGTGACAGTTCGAATAAGTGAGCTCACTGTACCGGGTCTGTCTGTATATCAGAAACCCACTATCTTTCAACCCGATTTCCCGACCGAGTTCCCTGTCCGATGGTATCGGATCCGCTcgagcggagaagaggaaggatcaaaCAAAAGACAACGCGCGCGAAGGCTTGAGAACTGActcagatcagatcagagACGCGAGACTCCAGTCACGAGACGACCACGCCCCGTCATGTTCGCGTACAGGTAGACGCTGATCGGACATCTCTCGGGTCAAGTAGTGTTGCTCCACGATGCCTTGGCGTCTAAAGCGGTGGGGATGGATTGGGGTAGGGAACGATCCTAACGAAACCTAGATGATGAAAAACAGTGAGTGAGCTCCGCCAAAAGAAACGCGGCGCCACAGTCCGAAATACCGAGAACATTCGGGAGGTTCGGAAGCAAAAACTCGACCTCTTTTGTTCAGAGGTGTGTTTACGTAACAGACTGTTGTCTATGCTCTCCTAACCTATGGTGAGCTTTCGATTTGATCCAGCGGATTTTCACCTCTCAGGAatccctccacctcttaACCTCTTACTAATGATTCACAAAAGTCCAACTCGAATCGGATCTTAACTTTCTTATGGACAACCTCGAGATATCAACATAATCGGCTTTCATTTCACCTCAATCGTTGCCTTTATCGAGAGTTCGTCTACTTTTGCACCAACACAATCTACCTATCAGCAATGGTCAACGCCAACGGTTTGTCTTACTCCTCGGGGTCCAGTTCCACCCAGGTGGTGCTGGGCTCGATGCAACGTGCGGAAGAATACCAGACTTTGTTGGTCGAGCTGAAGGGTGCTGCAGGAGGTGGTAAAGTGcaaggagagatggtggatCGTATCTTGGACAATGGTGAGCTCATCAGCCTCGAGCTACACTCAGATTCATATCCTTGCTGATTCGCCTTTCTTATGTGTAGCCACAACACTCccttcaccacctctgACAATTCACTttgtccttcctcttcctttaCCCGAGAAATTGTTACCCACCATCCCACCTTCGACCCAACTCTTCATCCACTTACCCCAACACTCCGAGTCTGAGTTGACTTCTCTTCACGCCTCCCTCGCTCAGCACTCATTCACTCCCGTCCTTCCTACACCCTCCACCTCTATCCTGGCCTACACCTCCCCCTCtgctccatctcttcccacaATCGCTTCTGTCCCGTCACCCATCCCTGCCGCATCTACGTCAACTTCTGCGCCACTTTCACTTGGAGCTCGACCTCTCGCGCTCAAACGATCAGGCGACAAAGCTCGTAAAGCTGCATTATGGGCGATCgactctcctctcctccctgaCGGCGGGAAATCCCTTCTTACACCTGAAGATCACGCTAGACCGGAATGTGTCTTCCCAGCTTCGGACGGTAAACCCGTCAAGCGACGAAGAGCCTGCAAGGACTGTACCTGCGGTCTGAaggagttggaagatgaggaacaGGCACAGTCTGCCGCAGCGGTGAAAGAAGCTCAGAAGGCTTTCTTCcttgagggagatgatgatatccCCGAGACGTTGAAGACCGCCACAGAGGGTATGGAAGGTGTCTGGCCGACTGAGAAAAGAGcagaggcgaagaagaccagTAGTTGTGGAAGCTGTTATCTCGGTGACGCCTTTAGATGTTCCAGTTGTCCTTAccttggtgagtggatttGTACATATCTGATGTCTAGCACGACTAATCTGGGTGTATGCTGCAACAGGTCTGCCACCTTTCAAGCCCGGAGAACAAGTCCAGCTCTcaatcgacgacgacattTAGATGACTGTTGTACATACTCTTCGTTTGCTCTCAATGCTCTTTCTCCCAGAGCTGTAGCGTTTGTTGGACCGGCTAGATTTCCCTTCATCTTTTTGTCATGCACATTGTACAGTCTGTCACGTACTACTGCCCGATGTAAATGTCGCAACATAGATATACGACAATGATGCGTAGATGCCCGGAACCGGTTGGTCTCCCTTTCTTTTAACAAGCTATACAACAGGACGTGTACCAATTTCAAGCCAACTGGTCCAGCACCAACCGCGGTCTTCACGAGACCGGTAATCTCAGTGTTCAGTTTATCGCTGTCAGGCCCAGGCCTTGCTCGTTCATGGCGAAAAACTCACCTAAGGCAGTCGATCGTAAAGTACCAGT
The nucleotide sequence above comes from Kwoniella newhampshirensis strain CBS 13917 chromosome 8, whole genome shotgun sequence. Encoded proteins:
- a CDS encoding Fe-S cluster assembly protein DRE2, with the translated sequence MVNANGLSYSSGSSSTQVVLGSMQRAEEYQTLLVELKGAAGGGKVQGEMVDRILDNATTLPSPPLTIHFVLPLPLPEKLLPTIPPSTQLFIHLPQHSESELTSLHASLAQHSFTPVLPTPSTSILAYTSPSAPSLPTIASVPSPIPAASTSTSAPLSLGARPLALKRSGDKARKAALWAIDSPLLPDGGKSLLTPEDHARPECVFPASDGKPVKRRRACKDCTCGLKELEDEEQAQSAAAVKEAQKAFFLEGDDDIPETLKTATEGMEGVWPTEKRAEAKKTSSCGSCYLGDAFRCSSCPYLGLPPFKPGEQVQLSIDDDI